In one Balaenoptera acutorostrata chromosome 5, mBalAcu1.1, whole genome shotgun sequence genomic region, the following are encoded:
- the PIGY gene encoding phosphatidylinositol N-acetylglucosaminyltransferase subunit Y, producing MFLSLPTLTVLIPLVSLAGLLYSASVEENFPQGCTSTSSLCFYSLLLPVTIPVYVFFHLWTWMGIKLFRHN from the coding sequence ATGTTTCTGTCTCTTCCTACGTTGACTGTCCTTATTCCGCTGGTCTCGTTAGCAGGGCTGTTATACTCGGCCTCCGTGGAAGAAAACTTCCCGCAGGGCTGCACTAGCACAAGCAGCCTGTGCTTTTACAGTCTGCTCTTGCCGGTCACCATACCCGTGTATGTGTTCTTCCACCTTTGGACTTGGATGGGTATTAAACTCTTCAGGCATAATTAA
- the PYURF gene encoding protein preY, mitochondrial, producing the protein MPRGVCGRLASALRGTRARPPAVAQRCVHASVSRPSPEQSERTREPPRAFDPALLEFLVCPLSKKPLRYEASTNELINEELGIAYPITDGIPNMIPQAARMTHQNKKQEETEQH; encoded by the exons ATGCCGCGCGGAGTCTGCGGCCGGCTCGCCTCAGCGCTGCGGGGGACACGCGCACGGCCGCCCGCGGTCGCCCAGAGGTGTGTGCACGCGTCGGTGTCGCGGCCGTCCCCAGAGCAGAGCGAGCGGACGCGGGAACCGCCCCGCGCCTTCGACCCAGCGCTGCTGGAGTTCCTGGTGTGCCCGCTCTCCAAGAAGCCGCTCCG ATATGAAGCATCGACAAATGAACTGATTAACGAAGAGTTAGGAATAGCCTATCCAATTACTGATGGGATTCCTAATATGATACCACAGGCAGCTAGGATGACACATCAAaataagaagcaagaagaaacGGAGCAGCATTAG